The genomic segment ATTAGAAATTGCTTCTCCCGAAAGTGATGAGTTATATAAAGTTATATAGTTAGGAGAGATTATATTGAATATAAAACAAAGAATTATTGGTTTATTAAGTGAGTTTGAAAAAGGAAAATACTCAAATATTTTATTAAATGAATACTTTTCAAAAAATAATTTAAGCAAAGGTGAGCGTGGGTTTATCACTGAAGTTTTTTATGGAGTTATTAGAAATGATATCTATTTAAATTACCAACTTGAAAAAAGAACCAAATCTATCAAAAAATCTTGGATTAAAAATTTACTGAAAATTTCAATTTATCAAGCTACTTTTATGGATAGCGATGATAAAGGAATTGCTTGGGAAGCTACAGAATTGGCTAAGAAAAAATTCGGTGTTCCTGTTGGAAAATTCGTAAACGGTGTTATTAGAAGTTATTTAAGAGATAAAGATGAAGAAATAAACAATTTAAAATCAGAGGATAAATTAGATATTTTATACTCTTACCCTAGATGGTTTTACGAAAAAATTAAAAAAGAATATCAAGAAAATACTGAAAGTGTAATGATTTCTCTAAAGAAAATACCTTATATGAGTATTAGAGTAAATACTTTAAAATATTCTGAAAAAGAATTTGAAGAACTTTTAAAATCATTAAAAATTGATATTATTAAAAAATTAGATACTATTTACTACATTGATTCTGGTGTTGTTTTACACACTGCAGAATTTAAAGAGGGTAAAATAATTGCACAAGATGGTTCTTCATACTTAGCTGCTAAAATTTTAAATCCTCTTCCTGATGAAAAAGTTGTTGACACTTGTAGTGCTCCTGGTAGTAAAACAGCTGTTTTAGCAGAACTTATGAATAACTCTGGAGAGATTTATGCTCTTGATATTCATCAGCATAAAATAAAAATAATTGAAGAGAATTTAAAAAAATTAGGAATTACTAATGTTAAACCTATTAAATTAGATGCTAGAAAATTAAAAGAACAAGGAGTTAAATTCGATAAAATACTTGTTGATGCTCCTTGCAGTGGTTATGGTGTTCTTAGAAAAAAACCTGAAGCATTATATAATAAAAATATGGTTAACGTTAAGGAATTATCATCTCTTCAATATGAGATTTTAGAATCTGCTGCTGCTACTTTAAAAACTGGTGGAGAACTTGTTTATAGTACTTGTACTATTTTCTCTGAAGAAAACACAGACAATATAATCAAATTTTTAAATAATCATAAAAATTTCTCTGTTTTAAAATTTAATCTTCCTGAAAATGTAAATGGACATTTTGATTCTGTTGGAGGTTTTTTAATTGATTATACAGAAGAAATTTTAGATAATTTTTATATTATTAAGCTAAGAAAGGATTTTGAATAATGTTAGATGAATTACAAAGTGCTAATGAGTATGTCATTAGTAAAATTGAGGAAAAAGATCCTCTTATATTAGAAATGGAAAGTTTCGCTCTTGAAAATAATGTTCCTATAGTTACAAAAGAAGTAGCTAAATACTTAGAATTTTTAGTATCTAGTCATAATTTTAAAAATATACTTGAAATTGGTACTGCTATTGGATATTCAGGAACTATAATGGGAAGAATAGCTAAAAAAAATGGTGGAAAACTTACTACTATTGAAATAGATGAAGTTAGATACAATCAAGCTTTAGAAAATTTTAAAAAAGGAGATCTTTTAGATTCAGTTAATTTAATTTTAGGAGATGGTGTTGAAGAAGTTAAAAAACTTGATGAAAAATTTGATTTTATCTTTATCGATGCTTCAAAAGGTCATTATATGGAGTTTTTTAACGATTCATTTCAAAGACTTAATGATAATGGAATAATTTTTATCGATAATATTATGTTTAGAGGATATCTTTATAAAGAATATCCAAAAAGATTTAAAACTATTGTTAGAAGACTTGATGAATTTATAAGTTATCTTTATAAAAATCATGATTTCGTTTTATTACCATTTGGTGACGGAATTGGTTTAGTTAAAAAATAATATTTTAATAAAAGTAAGTAGCTTTTTACTTACTTTTATTTTTTTTTATGAATCTTTTGTATTCCCCACTCAATAACCAGTTACAAATTAAAGCTATAATTACTCCAATAATAGTTGTTAATATTCTTTTTCCTGCCCAAAAATAAGGGTCTCTTCCTTCCATATTAGTTGTTATTCCTAAAAATACAATACATGCTATATTACTTGAAGAAGGTTTTTTTAAAAGATAGCTACAACCAAATATTATTATAACCATAGATAACGCTATTATGAAACTTCCTTTAAATCCAGTTGATTCAGTTGTTATAAAATATATAGCGAGTAGGCCAATAAAACCACCAAAAATAGTTCCTATTACTCTTTCTACCCCTACCTTAAAAGAATCTTTTATTGTTCCTTGTAAACACGAAACTGCTGCTATTGCTGCATAAAATGGATTTACATCAAAAATCACTTTTAATAAAAATACACAAGTAAAAACAGAAGTAGATATTTTAAGACTTTTACTTAAAGTTTCCTTATATTCTTTATTATTCACAATTTTCTCCTTTCTTTTCTGTTAGAGATATTTTAATAATACAATAATATAATTTTTCTTTCCATCTGGCTATCATTTTATTTATAAATATTTTCATAGTAAAAAATACTAAAATAATGTATAATTAAAAAAAATACTATATTGGAGGTAATTTTAATGAAAATTAAAGCCTTTCCTTTGGGGAGCTATATGACTAACTGCTATTTAGTTTGGAATGATAATAATGAAGCTTCTCTTTTCGATTGTAGCGATTCTAAATTAGATAACATTGTATCTTTTATAAAGGAACATAATTTAATTTTAAAAAATGTTATTCTTACACATGGTCATGGAGATCATATTGATGGAATAAATGAAATAAAAAGACTTTTTCCTGATATTAAACTTTATATAGGAAAAGAAGAAGAAAAGTTTTTAACTGACCCTTCTTTAAATCTTTCTTACGCTATTCAAGGTTATGATTTTAAATATACTGGTGATTTTACTCCTATAAAAGAAGGAGACTCTATTTTTGGATTTGAAGTTATTGATACTCCAGGTCATACAATTGGTTCTAAATGTTTTTATAACAAAGAGTCTAAATTTATGATCTCTGGGGACACACTATTTAGAAGAAGCTATGGTAGATATGATTTACCTACTGGAAATTTATCACAATTACAAAGAAGTTTAAAAAAGATTTGTGACAATTATCCAGAAGATACTATAGTGTACAGTGCCCACACTGAACCTACACTTTTAGGTGAGGAGAAGAGAGTATTAAAATCTCAAGGAATGTTTTAGGAGGAATTAATATGGAGAATAAAATTTATGATGTTGTTATTATTGGAGCTGGACCTGCTGGTTTAACTTCTGCACTTTATGCTGGTAGATCAAATTTATCAGTTTTAGTAATTGAAAAACCTAACGTTGGAAGCCTTGTTATGGCCCATAAAATTGAAAATTATCCAGGTGTTTTGCATTCACCAACAGGTAAAGAAATTTATGTTCTTATGAAAGAGCAAGTATCAAAATTTAATGTAGATTTTGTTGAAGCTACTTTCTTAAGTTTAGAGGCATCTGATGAAAATAAAATTGTAAAAACTGATAAAGATAATTTTACAGGAAAAACTGTTATAATAGCTAGTGGTTGGGCTAAAAATGGCTCAAAAAAACTTCCTGGAGAAGAGAAATATTTAGGAAAAGGAGTTTCTTACTGTGCAACATGTGATGGGGCTTTTACTAGAAATATGACTGTTTCTCTATTTGGAAAAGGAAAAGAAATTGCTGAAGAAGCTTTATTTTTAACTAAATATTCAAAAGAGATTCATATGTTTATAACAGATGATTGTGATGACAAATGTGATTTGACTCTTATGGAAGCTTTAAAAGCAAATGAGAAAGTAAAAATGTATTATTCTAGTCAATTAATTGAAATTAAAGGTGAAGAGTTTGTAGAAGAAGTACTTGTTAAAGTTAATGGTGTTGAGAATACATATAAAACTCAATTTGCTTTCTTATATTTAGGAACTAAGTCTTTAAAAGAGCTTTATGGTGGAATTGCTGAATTAGATGAGCAAGGATACATTGTTACTAACGAATTTATGGAAACTTCTACTCTTGGTGTTTACGCTGCTGGTGACGTTAGATCTAAAGTTGTTAGACAAGTTACTACTGCCACATCTGATGGTACTATAGCGGCTTTAGAAGCAATTAAACATGTTTTGAAAAAACAACATTTAAAAGTTCAATACAGTTAAGCAAAAGAAAAGTCAGAGAATATATCTCTGACTTTTTTATTATAATCTAAATAACATATCTTCGTAAGTTGGAACTGGCCAAGTTTTCTTTTCAACTTGATGCTCTAATAAATCTATAATATCTCTTAAACAACTTAATAATGGAATTATCTCTTTGTTTAAATAAACAACCTTATCATATAACCCTTCTAATTCATTAGCAACTACTAACTGAGACTCTAATTGAGCTAAATAATCTTTTAAACGATTTTTTCCTGCTAAAAGTTTAACTAAGTGAGCTTTATCTGAAACTAAGAACTCATCATCTCCTAATACTTCTTTTAAAGAAAGTATACTTCTTGAAATTTTAGCTGCGTATTCCATTAAAGCTGGGTATATTTCATTTCTAGCAATTCTAATCATAGAACTTCCTTCTATATTTATTTGCTTTATATAACGCTCACAATAAACTAAATATCTTGCATCTAACTCTTCTGGAGATAAAACTTTTGCATTTTTGAATAGTTCTATTATATTTTCTTGTTTATATACTTTTAATCCTTCTAAAGTATTCTTTAAGTTCTTTAATCCTCTTTTTTCTGCTTCAACTTTCCAACTTCCATCATAACCATTTCCGTTGAATAAGATTCTCTTATGTTTTTCATATCTATCTTTTATTAAGTCTATTAAATCCTTTTTTAAGTCTTTCGGATCTTTAGTTTCTAAATAATCTGCATATTCTTTAATTATTGTTCCAATAATTGTATTTATTATAAATGTTGGTGTTGATGCTGATGCACTTGATCCAGGCATTCTAAACTCAAATTTATTTCCTGTAAAAGCAAATGGAGATGTTCTATTTCTATCTGAAATATCTTTTGGTATTCTTGTAAAGTTCTTAACACCAAACTCCATATTTTCTTTAGTTTCATTAACCGGAACTATTTTATC from the Candidatus Cetobacterium colombiensis genome contains:
- the rsmB gene encoding 16S rRNA (cytosine(967)-C(5))-methyltransferase RsmB, encoding MNIKQRIIGLLSEFEKGKYSNILLNEYFSKNNLSKGERGFITEVFYGVIRNDIYLNYQLEKRTKSIKKSWIKNLLKISIYQATFMDSDDKGIAWEATELAKKKFGVPVGKFVNGVIRSYLRDKDEEINNLKSEDKLDILYSYPRWFYEKIKKEYQENTESVMISLKKIPYMSIRVNTLKYSEKEFEELLKSLKIDIIKKLDTIYYIDSGVVLHTAEFKEGKIIAQDGSSYLAAKILNPLPDEKVVDTCSAPGSKTAVLAELMNNSGEIYALDIHQHKIKIIEENLKKLGITNVKPIKLDARKLKEQGVKFDKILVDAPCSGYGVLRKKPEALYNKNMVNVKELSSLQYEILESAAATLKTGGELVYSTCTIFSEENTDNIIKFLNNHKNFSVLKFNLPENVNGHFDSVGGFLIDYTEEILDNFYIIKLRKDFE
- a CDS encoding O-methyltransferase — its product is MLDELQSANEYVISKIEEKDPLILEMESFALENNVPIVTKEVAKYLEFLVSSHNFKNILEIGTAIGYSGTIMGRIAKKNGGKLTTIEIDEVRYNQALENFKKGDLLDSVNLILGDGVEEVKKLDEKFDFIFIDASKGHYMEFFNDSFQRLNDNGIIFIDNIMFRGYLYKEYPKRFKTIVRRLDEFISYLYKNHDFVLLPFGDGIGLVKK
- a CDS encoding FUSC family protein codes for the protein MNNKEYKETLSKSLKISTSVFTCVFLLKVIFDVNPFYAAIAAVSCLQGTIKDSFKVGVERVIGTIFGGFIGLLAIYFITTESTGFKGSFIIALSMVIIIFGCSYLLKKPSSSNIACIVFLGITTNMEGRDPYFWAGKRILTTIIGVIIALICNWLLSGEYKRFIKKNKSK
- a CDS encoding MBL fold metallo-hydrolase — encoded protein: MKIKAFPLGSYMTNCYLVWNDNNEASLFDCSDSKLDNIVSFIKEHNLILKNVILTHGHGDHIDGINEIKRLFPDIKLYIGKEEEKFLTDPSLNLSYAIQGYDFKYTGDFTPIKEGDSIFGFEVIDTPGHTIGSKCFYNKESKFMISGDTLFRRSYGRYDLPTGNLSQLQRSLKKICDNYPEDTIVYSAHTEPTLLGEEKRVLKSQGMF
- a CDS encoding NAD(P)/FAD-dependent oxidoreductase, with translation MENKIYDVVIIGAGPAGLTSALYAGRSNLSVLVIEKPNVGSLVMAHKIENYPGVLHSPTGKEIYVLMKEQVSKFNVDFVEATFLSLEASDENKIVKTDKDNFTGKTVIIASGWAKNGSKKLPGEEKYLGKGVSYCATCDGAFTRNMTVSLFGKGKEIAEEALFLTKYSKEIHMFITDDCDDKCDLTLMEALKANEKVKMYYSSQLIEIKGEEFVEEVLVKVNGVENTYKTQFAFLYLGTKSLKELYGGIAELDEQGYIVTNEFMETSTLGVYAAGDVRSKVVRQVTTATSDGTIAALEAIKHVLKKQHLKVQYS